One window of Candidatus Nanosynbacter sp. HMT-352 genomic DNA carries:
- a CDS encoding GtrA family protein has protein sequence MQEILKKHADKLRFLIVGSTNTVLDFGILFSLTIFLNIPKEFANFISTFVAFLFSFFANKKYTFKSTSQNLKKQFLLFAAVTLFGLWVIQTIIIAIITPIFINFGLNKSLALLISKLAATVVSLVWNYVLYSRIVFKDTKNSSD, from the coding sequence ATGCAGGAAATATTAAAAAAACACGCCGATAAATTAAGATTTCTTATCGTTGGCAGTACTAATACAGTACTAGATTTTGGCATACTTTTTAGTCTAACAATCTTTTTAAATATCCCAAAGGAGTTTGCTAATTTCATATCAACATTCGTTGCTTTTTTGTTCTCATTTTTTGCAAATAAAAAATACACTTTCAAGTCAACGTCTCAAAACTTGAAAAAACAATTTCTTTTATTCGCGGCAGTTACACTCTTTGGCTTATGGGTAATTCAAACAATTATTATCGCCATTATCACACCGATATTTATAAACTTCGGATTAAATAAATCACTTGCTCTATTAATTAGCAAACTAGCCGCCACAGTGGTCAGCCTCGTTTGGAATTACGTTCTGTACTCCAGAATAGTCTTTAAAGACACTAAGAACTCTTCTGACTAA
- the dnaA gene encoding chromosomal replication initiator protein DnaA, with the protein MDSHAVWQGVLGEIEVTVSSSSFTAWFKNTKLEIISDKEVLIIAPNIFARTQLEKRFHPQILEALAHNGINAPSISYNVESSNKKPRVNREVDKSGQQEPAKPLILPSKKSHSSNLNPRYTFDNFIVGSSNDLAYAACQAVAAHPGEKYNPLYLYGGSGLGKTHLMQAVGNEIVKKQPSARVLYITTETFVNEFLDSIRFKKKGFSDKYRNVDVLIVDDMQFIAGKEKTQDEFFHTFNDLHQNNKQIIISSDKPPKSIPTLTDRLRSRFEWGMAIDIQMPDYETRCAIVKAKAELSNTELDSDVVEYLATNFKTNIRELEGALNRLLAYAEMQNFTPDLAAAEGILGDIKRNRPQHITAKQIIDKTARYYNIDVKDMCSSRRDKFIAMPRQIAMFLLRSELKMSFPKIAQELGRKDHTTAMHSIEKITKESLTNVSIREQINDIKDKLYVH; encoded by the coding sequence GTGGATAGTCATGCGGTCTGGCAGGGTGTTTTAGGTGAGATTGAAGTAACTGTATCGTCTTCGTCATTTACTGCGTGGTTCAAAAATACCAAATTGGAAATAATCTCCGACAAAGAAGTTCTTATAATTGCGCCGAATATTTTTGCTAGAACTCAACTTGAAAAGCGATTTCATCCGCAAATATTGGAAGCCTTGGCTCATAATGGCATTAATGCCCCGTCTATTTCCTATAACGTCGAATCTAGCAATAAAAAACCGCGCGTTAATCGTGAAGTTGATAAAAGTGGGCAACAAGAACCAGCAAAGCCGCTGATTCTACCGTCGAAAAAATCTCATTCTAGTAATCTTAATCCCAGGTATACCTTTGACAACTTCATCGTTGGCTCGAGTAATGACTTGGCCTATGCTGCCTGCCAAGCGGTCGCGGCACACCCAGGAGAAAAATATAATCCGCTCTATCTTTACGGCGGCTCTGGACTTGGTAAAACTCACTTAATGCAGGCTGTTGGCAACGAGATAGTTAAAAAACAACCTTCGGCGCGCGTGCTTTACATCACTACAGAAACGTTTGTTAATGAGTTTCTGGATTCTATTCGTTTCAAGAAAAAAGGTTTTTCTGATAAATATCGCAATGTCGATGTATTGATTGTCGATGATATGCAATTTATCGCTGGGAAAGAAAAAACTCAGGACGAATTTTTCCATACATTTAACGATCTTCATCAGAACAACAAGCAAATTATCATTAGCTCAGACAAACCGCCAAAAAGTATCCCTACTCTAACCGATCGTTTGCGTAGTCGATTTGAATGGGGTATGGCAATTGATATTCAGATGCCTGATTATGAAACTCGTTGCGCTATTGTTAAAGCGAAAGCCGAACTCAGCAACACTGAACTAGATTCCGATGTTGTAGAATATCTGGCGACCAACTTTAAGACAAACATTCGCGAACTGGAAGGCGCTTTGAATCGACTGCTTGCTTATGCGGAAATGCAGAATTTCACGCCTGATTTAGCGGCAGCTGAAGGAATTTTGGGAGATATCAAACGCAATAGACCACAACATATAACCGCCAAACAGATAATTGATAAGACGGCTCGTTATTATAATATTGACGTAAAAGATATGTGTTCATCTAGGCGAGATAAATTTATCGCGATGCCAAGGCAAATTGCGATGTTCCTTCTGCGTAGCGAACTGAAAATGAGTTTTCCGAAAATTGCCCAAGAGCTTGGACGAAAAGACCATACGACCGCTATGCATTCAATTGAGAAGATTACTAAAGAAAGCCTTACAAATGTCAGTATTCGCGAGCAAATTAACGACATTAAGGATAAATTATATGTTCATTAA
- a CDS encoding glycosyltransferase family 2 protein, with the protein MKTITLLIPVYNEESVLPQLFKRLDEFTKNTPNYQFEFLFINDGSTDKSFSIIAEQSKRDSRISYINLSRNFGKEIAMIAGIDHVKSDALVIIDADLQDPPELIQEMISHWEDGYDDVYARRNNRQGETWLKKKTSQWYYRILQKSTNIPIQIDTGDFRLLDRRCIEALQKFRESQRNTKAIFSWIGYKKKEIFYDRDPRLSGQTKWNYRKLLNLAIDGITSFTTAPLRMATIFGFIISLIAFIWIIYLLVRPLFGVSTGAGYSSLMAVILFLGGVQLLSLGIIGEYIGRIFIETKNRPLYLIEEYHAGNIKKTRR; encoded by the coding sequence ATGAAAACCATCACCCTTCTTATCCCAGTCTACAATGAAGAATCTGTTTTACCGCAATTATTTAAGCGCTTGGATGAATTTACAAAAAACACACCCAATTATCAATTCGAATTTCTCTTCATAAACGACGGCAGCACCGATAAATCTTTTTCAATCATAGCCGAGCAATCGAAAAGAGATTCTCGAATTAGCTATATAAATTTATCGCGAAACTTCGGTAAGGAAATTGCCATGATAGCTGGAATTGACCACGTAAAAAGTGACGCTCTGGTGATTATCGATGCGGATTTACAAGATCCACCAGAGCTCATTCAGGAAATGATTTCACATTGGGAAGATGGTTACGATGACGTCTATGCTCGCCGCAACAATCGACAAGGCGAAACCTGGCTGAAGAAAAAAACCAGCCAATGGTATTACAGAATATTGCAAAAATCGACCAACATCCCCATTCAGATCGACACTGGAGATTTTCGCTTACTGGATCGCCGATGCATTGAGGCTTTGCAAAAATTCCGCGAGTCTCAGCGCAATACAAAAGCGATTTTTAGCTGGATTGGATATAAGAAAAAAGAGATATTTTATGATCGCGATCCCAGATTATCTGGTCAAACCAAATGGAATTACCGGAAACTACTCAACTTGGCAATCGACGGAATTACCAGCTTTACTACTGCACCGCTACGAATGGCAACTATTTTCGGCTTCATTATTTCGCTTATTGCTTTCATTTGGATTATATATCTTTTAGTTCGCCCTTTGTTCGGAGTTTCTACTGGTGCTGGGTATTCCTCGCTAATGGCAGTTATCTTATTCCTCGGCGGAGTTCAGTTATTATCCCTAGGTATAATTGGCGAATACATAGGTCGAATATTTATTGAAACAAAAAACAGACCATTATATTTAATAGAGGAATACCATGCAGGAAATATTAAAAAAACACGCCGATAA
- a CDS encoding glycosyltransferase family 2 protein: protein MNRLAIIVLNWNGSDDAIECVDSLIKQTLKPTIVIVDNNSSDNSVAVFEEYISSHKKEKIILLKNSDNLGFAGGINTGLIYALKNNFEYIGVLNPDAIADKNWCESLIYQLSKYPECGIATGILQRRNSKTLDTTGDFYTTWGLPGPRNRDELIKNAPTKPGEVFGATGGGAIYRAKIFDDIDMFDEDFFMYYEDVDLSFRAQLAGWKVRFTPKAIAYHKVGASSKKVPGLAVYNTFKNLPLVFIKNVPGKLFWHIGIRFLLTYWLIFASAIRHGNGWPAFKGTLVSIVHKPAAYKKRFYIQKNRKVSVDYIRNIIHDGPLPNQTGLLKFKHFFRIK, encoded by the coding sequence ATGAATAGACTTGCAATTATAGTTCTTAATTGGAACGGATCCGACGACGCCATAGAGTGCGTTGATTCATTAATAAAACAAACCTTAAAACCTACTATTGTTATAGTAGATAATAATAGTAGCGACAATTCTGTTGCCGTATTTGAAGAATATATATCGTCGCATAAAAAAGAAAAGATTATTTTACTCAAAAACTCAGATAATCTAGGATTCGCAGGAGGAATTAATACAGGATTAATCTACGCCCTAAAAAACAACTTTGAATATATTGGAGTACTTAATCCGGATGCGATCGCTGATAAAAACTGGTGCGAATCTCTCATTTATCAATTATCAAAATACCCAGAATGCGGAATTGCAACTGGAATCTTACAAAGACGAAACAGCAAAACTCTTGACACAACTGGAGATTTTTACACAACATGGGGACTTCCTGGACCAAGAAACCGTGATGAATTGATAAAAAACGCGCCAACTAAGCCTGGAGAAGTATTTGGTGCAACTGGCGGCGGAGCTATTTATCGTGCAAAAATCTTTGATGATATAGATATGTTTGATGAAGATTTCTTCATGTATTATGAAGACGTCGACTTAAGCTTCCGAGCACAATTAGCCGGCTGGAAAGTTCGCTTCACACCCAAGGCTATTGCTTATCATAAAGTTGGCGCTAGTAGTAAAAAAGTTCCCGGATTAGCTGTTTATAATACTTTCAAAAACTTACCATTAGTCTTCATTAAAAATGTTCCAGGTAAATTATTCTGGCATATTGGCATACGATTTTTACTGACATATTGGTTGATTTTTGCCAGCGCAATTCGCCACGGTAACGGTTGGCCCGCATTCAAGGGCACTTTAGTGTCAATTGTCCACAAACCGGCAGCTTATAAAAAACGTTTTTATATCCAAAAAAATCGTAAGGTTTCTGTCGACTATATTCGTAATATTATCCACGATGGACCGCTGCCAAATCAAACTGGTTTATTAAAATTTAAGCATTTTTTCAGAATAAAATAA
- the rpmH gene encoding 50S ribosomal protein L34 — protein MPKRTFQPHTRHRAKTHGFRARVSTKAGRLVLKRRRLKGRAKIAI, from the coding sequence ATGCCAAAGCGAACATTTCAACCACACACCCGACACCGTGCAAAGACGCATGGTTTTAGGGCACGAGTTTCTACCAAGGCTGGTAGGCTGGTTTTGAAGCGCCGCCGCCTAAAGGGTCGCGCTAAAATTGCTATTTAA
- a CDS encoding Jag family protein, whose protein sequence is MDQIETVEFVKKYLEDLLTFFDLNLEVSVKIEDGIVVASIPHSERSSILIGRNAETLRSIQNLLSTALRHKEASTVRVNLDIADYKKQHAEKIAEKARGWIEEVRRTGESKVVDLSAADRWTVHHLAGEYSDIDTHSEGEGRERRLIISQKSS, encoded by the coding sequence ATGGACCAAATTGAAACGGTTGAATTTGTAAAAAAATATTTAGAGGATTTGCTAACATTCTTTGACTTGAATCTGGAAGTTTCGGTAAAAATCGAAGATGGAATTGTTGTAGCTTCAATTCCGCATAGCGAGCGAAGTAGTATTTTAATTGGCAGAAATGCGGAAACATTGCGTAGTATTCAGAACCTTTTGTCGACAGCGCTTCGTCATAAAGAAGCGTCAACTGTTCGGGTGAATTTGGATATTGCAGACTATAAAAAGCAGCACGCTGAAAAAATTGCCGAAAAGGCGCGCGGCTGGATTGAGGAAGTTCGACGAACTGGCGAGTCAAAGGTGGTGGATTTGAGCGCCGCTGATCGCTGGACGGTGCATCACTTGGCTGGTGAATATAGCGATATTGATACGCATTCTGAAGGCGAAGGTCGCGAACGACGTCTGATTATTAGTCAGAAGAGTTCTTAG
- the dnaN gene encoding DNA polymerase III subunit beta yields MKVSVTQEKLAKALNLIKDIASSRNELPILNNILLRTDGGRLLIAGTNLEIASTQYIGAKIEDHGSITIPARLVSEFITNLPSGPVELETKNEHLHITSGKFSSVINGVVADEYPELPTIDEKTAMQYEIDVEDLKKAIVQTKLAVSSDVTRAVLTGVYWHNYEGSLYLAATDGYRLAEKRLIKSDNEVSAIIPASTLAEVSKSVGDEKKITVLFDDSQVCFKTGDMEIVSRLIDGKFPDYRQLIPATAETEIVIKKSDFSRVTKIAALFARESGGGITITASEENSLLSIHSIASELGENTSEATAKISADGQVTLNSRYLTEVLNIIDADEIVFSFNGKLSPCVIREQVKNPDYTHIIMPLKS; encoded by the coding sequence ATGAAAGTATCAGTCACCCAAGAAAAACTTGCAAAAGCACTTAATCTAATCAAAGATATCGCATCAAGTCGTAATGAACTGCCGATATTGAATAATATTTTACTTCGTACTGACGGAGGAAGATTATTGATTGCTGGAACGAATTTGGAAATTGCTTCCACTCAATACATTGGCGCGAAAATTGAAGATCATGGATCTATTACAATCCCTGCCCGATTGGTATCAGAATTCATTACAAACCTACCAAGCGGCCCGGTGGAACTTGAAACTAAAAACGAACATTTGCATATAACTTCAGGAAAATTCTCATCAGTTATCAATGGCGTAGTGGCTGATGAATATCCTGAGCTGCCAACTATTGATGAAAAGACCGCTATGCAATATGAAATTGACGTTGAGGATCTTAAGAAAGCCATAGTCCAAACGAAGTTGGCTGTCAGCTCTGACGTTACGCGAGCAGTTCTTACGGGAGTTTATTGGCACAATTACGAAGGGTCGCTATACTTGGCTGCTACTGATGGCTACAGGCTGGCAGAAAAGCGCCTAATAAAGTCAGACAATGAAGTGTCGGCTATTATTCCCGCCTCTACTCTGGCGGAAGTCAGTAAGAGTGTCGGCGATGAGAAGAAAATTACGGTTCTTTTTGACGATTCTCAAGTTTGTTTTAAGACGGGAGATATGGAAATTGTCAGTCGATTGATCGACGGGAAATTCCCTGATTATCGCCAATTGATTCCAGCGACTGCTGAAACTGAGATTGTCATTAAGAAGTCTGATTTTAGTCGAGTTACGAAAATTGCGGCGTTATTCGCGCGTGAATCTGGCGGTGGAATTACAATTACTGCATCAGAGGAAAATTCCCTGCTTTCTATTCATTCGATTGCGTCTGAACTTGGCGAGAACACCTCAGAGGCAACAGCCAAAATATCCGCAGATGGTCAAGTAACGCTTAATTCACGCTACCTAACTGAGGTTTTGAATATTATTGACGCGGATGAAATCGTATTTTCGTTTAATGGCAAATTGTCGCCGTGTGTAATTCGCGAGCAAGTAAAAAATCCTGATTATACGCACATTATTATGCCACTTAAGAGTTAG
- a CDS encoding YidC/Oxa1 family membrane protein insertase: MSFFDEFIVRPILNLLMAIYSLIPDFGVSVIIFTIIVRLLLWPLIKKQLHQAKAMRKMQPELMKIKKQYAKNPQMRNLAMVELYKKHNVSAFGSIGVMIIQLPILIAMYRVVQIFVSSRADLGKYVYDFMKNLPVANNLVNNPDQFNQNFLGIIDLTQHAISKNGIVVGLVILAAVAAYLQYLTSKQLSPQSDSNRKLRDILAEAGDGKEADQAEVNAIMTRKMMKFMPIMMFFVIVYLPAALALYLTTASAVGYLQNYIVFKQDSKEMQEIADKKSSQKSKASTKIDKRVKKATEARITRIKAKD; encoded by the coding sequence ATGAGTTTTTTTGATGAGTTTATTGTTCGACCGATTTTAAATTTGTTAATGGCTATTTATAGTCTAATTCCGGATTTTGGTGTTAGTGTCATTATCTTTACGATTATTGTAAGACTTTTACTTTGGCCGCTAATTAAGAAGCAACTTCATCAAGCAAAGGCGATGCGTAAAATGCAGCCAGAGTTGATGAAGATCAAAAAACAGTACGCGAAAAATCCACAAATGCGTAACTTAGCGATGGTGGAGCTTTATAAAAAACACAACGTCAGTGCCTTTGGTTCAATTGGCGTTATGATTATTCAGCTGCCGATTTTGATTGCGATGTATCGAGTGGTGCAGATTTTTGTTTCCAGTCGCGCTGATCTAGGAAAATACGTTTATGATTTCATGAAAAATCTGCCGGTTGCTAATAATTTAGTGAATAATCCGGATCAATTTAATCAGAATTTCCTGGGAATTATAGATTTGACGCAACACGCGATATCAAAGAATGGAATTGTTGTTGGCTTGGTTATTTTGGCTGCAGTCGCGGCGTATTTGCAATATTTAACTTCAAAACAATTGTCACCCCAATCTGACAGCAATCGTAAATTGCGAGATATTCTAGCTGAGGCTGGCGATGGAAAAGAGGCGGATCAGGCAGAAGTAAATGCCATTATGACGCGAAAAATGATGAAATTTATGCCGATAATGATGTTCTTTGTGATTGTATATTTGCCGGCGGCTTTGGCGCTTTATTTGACGACAGCTAGCGCCGTGGGATATCTCCAGAATTATATTGTCTTTAAGCAAGACTCTAAAGAAATGCAAGAAATTGCAGATAAAAAATCATCTCAAAAATCTAAAGCATCGACAAAAATCGATAAACGTGTTAAAAAGGCTACAGAGGCTAGGATAACTCGAATCAAGGCTAAGGATTAA
- a CDS encoding phage tail tip lysozyme: MYKKLSIVLCFVISFAITMQPVSLAAGYPDSYVTNDILWYKENDSTTCSGSSSNGVSGSDNQEKIWGYLRNAGLSAEQTAGVMANIQAESGFSPTRHEVGQGWGSGGWGLAQWTFGRRTLIANKIPSELKKYYSQEYGGAPNDKGMVDSIPVEDNDKLLIFELEYLVQEGTERPVTARGFGTASNSWELLKTLKTVDDATVFWHDDFEKSAMTKDEVKNIRGTAAQKIYERFNGTGGSGGGCSSSSGGGDFIDYVKRYAWPEKKVRTDKKPDYEKAIEKAKSENRFTGGTCFGGGVDCGAFVTTILNDSGFDKNYNYGGESGKAGPTGVQRAWAEANWQTLGNGSSINVADLKPGDVAHSPGHTFVFVGNIEGFDSNIASASLCEYAPKAGGESLTSPSVTWFRKK, translated from the coding sequence ATGTATAAAAAATTGTCTATCGTTCTTTGCTTTGTTATATCTTTTGCTATTACTATGCAGCCAGTATCTTTGGCGGCAGGATATCCCGATTCATATGTAACAAACGATATTCTTTGGTATAAAGAAAATGATTCAACAACTTGTTCCGGATCATCTTCTAATGGAGTGTCAGGATCTGATAACCAAGAAAAGATTTGGGGATATCTACGTAACGCAGGATTAAGCGCCGAACAAACAGCTGGCGTGATGGCTAATATTCAAGCAGAATCCGGATTTAGTCCTACCAGACACGAAGTAGGTCAAGGATGGGGGTCTGGTGGCTGGGGACTCGCCCAGTGGACGTTCGGAAGGCGAACGCTTATAGCCAACAAAATACCGTCTGAGTTAAAAAAATATTACAGCCAAGAGTATGGTGGCGCACCTAACGACAAGGGTATGGTCGACTCTATTCCAGTAGAAGACAACGACAAGCTATTGATCTTCGAATTAGAGTATTTAGTGCAAGAGGGGACAGAAAGACCCGTTACTGCTCGTGGATTTGGTACCGCTTCAAATTCATGGGAATTATTAAAAACACTGAAGACAGTTGATGACGCCACTGTTTTTTGGCATGACGATTTTGAAAAATCAGCCATGACAAAAGATGAAGTTAAAAATATACGCGGTACCGCTGCACAAAAAATCTATGAAAGATTTAATGGTACGGGCGGAAGTGGAGGAGGATGTTCTTCGTCAAGTGGTGGCGGCGACTTTATTGACTACGTCAAACGTTATGCCTGGCCAGAAAAAAAGGTTCGTACAGACAAAAAACCTGATTACGAAAAAGCTATAGAAAAGGCAAAAAGCGAGAACAGATTTACTGGCGGTACGTGTTTCGGTGGCGGTGTTGATTGTGGCGCGTTTGTAACAACAATTTTGAACGACAGTGGGTTTGATAAAAATTATAACTACGGAGGTGAGAGCGGCAAAGCTGGACCAACTGGTGTACAGAGAGCGTGGGCAGAAGCCAACTGGCAAACTCTTGGCAACGGCAGCTCAATCAACGTAGCAGACCTTAAACCCGGTGATGTCGCCCATAGCCCAGGACATACATTTGTTTTTGTTGGTAATATAGAAGGATTTGACTCAAATATAGCATCCGCCTCATTGTGTGAATACGCCCCAAAAGCAGGCGGTGAAAGTCTAACATCACCAAGCGTAACTTGGTTTAGGAAGAAATGA
- the rnpA gene encoding ribonuclease P protein component, with amino-acid sequence MLQQCNRFHGHGSLKFVYKNGQAVRSSIATIKYVKNPYRNHSRFAVVVSKKVLKSAVRRNRIRRRVYEIIRLELPSMKNDQDVAVIIFSAEVLLMPHKDLKQTIKNLFSQAQLYK; translated from the coding sequence ATGTTACAACAATGTAATCGGTTTCATGGTCATGGCAGTCTTAAGTTTGTCTATAAAAATGGACAGGCGGTTCGTTCGTCTATAGCCACGATAAAATATGTGAAGAATCCGTATCGAAATCACAGCAGATTTGCGGTTGTTGTTAGTAAAAAAGTCCTAAAATCAGCGGTGCGTCGGAATCGTATACGTCGACGTGTTTATGAAATTATTCGCCTGGAACTTCCTAGTATGAAAAACGATCAAGACGTGGCTGTTATTATATTTTCGGCGGAAGTTTTATTGATGCCACATAAAGACTTGAAACAGACAATAAAGAATCTTTTCTCTCAAGCTCAACTGTATAAATAG